One Ornithorhynchus anatinus isolate Pmale09 chromosome 2, mOrnAna1.pri.v4, whole genome shotgun sequence DNA segment encodes these proteins:
- the ETFRF1 gene encoding electron transfer flavoprotein regulatory factor 1 — protein MNMANPLRGEVLTLYKNLLYLGRDYPKGADYFRTRLKSAFLKNRDVRDPEKIKELVARGEFVIKELEALYFLRKYRAMKRRYYAEEDREK, from the exons ATGAATATGGCCAACCCTTTGAGAGGAGAAGTATTGACTCTCTATAAGAAC CTGCTGTATCTCGGGAGAGACTATCCAAAAGGAGCAGACTATTTTAGAACTCGCCTGAAGTCCGCCTTTCTCAAAAACAGAGATGTGAGGGACCCGGAGAAGATCAAAGAACTCGTCGCCCGAGGAGAATTCGTAATAAAAGAGCTCGAAGCCTTGTACTTTCTGAGAAAATACCGAGCCATGAAACGACGCTACTAcgcagaagaggacagagaaaagTAA